TTTTTTGTGTACTAATTGTGTCGAAGTTTGCCCGAGTAAATTAAGAGTGGATAATGCTATCGAAGAAGTGCGCTATGATATAGCTAAAAAATTCGGTATAGCATGGTATAAAAAAATTATCTTCTTTTTCCTAAGAAGGCGTAAAATTTTAGATTTAGCTGCAAAATTAGGCTATGTGTTTCAAAGCTGTGCTTTTAAAATTCAAGGTCAAGGTAAAAATGTAGGCATGAAGGCTAAATTTTCTATGCCTTTTGTTAAAAAAGGAAGATTGCTTACAAGTTTTAATAAAAAAAGTTTTTTAAATTCAAACCCTGATTTTATCAACAATGGTGGAGAAAAAACCATAGGCTTTTTTGTGGGTTGTTTGGCAAATTACTTTTATATAGATACAGCTAATGCTGTGCTTAAGATTGCCAAAGAAGTAAAAATCAATGTAGATTTAATGAAAGAGCAAGTTTGTTGTGGCGCACCGCAATTTTTTACAGGCGATTTTAAAAGTGTTGAAATTTTGGCTAAGAAAAATATAGAATATTTTGAAAAAAAATTAGAAAAGCTTGATGCTATTATCATTCCTGAGGCAACTTGCTCGGCAATGTTGAAAATAGATTTAGAACATTTTTTTCATATGCAAAATGAGCCAGAGTGGGCCAAAAGAGCTCAAAAGATTTCCTCTCGTATTTATATGGCTAGTGAGTATTTTTATAAATTTACAAACTTAAAAGAGCTTTTAGAAAGCAAGAAAAAGCTTAATTATAGCATTACCTATCACGATCCTTGCCATGCAAGAAAAATGCAAGGGGTTTTTAAAGAGCCTAGAGAGCTTTTAAAGGCAAATTATCATTTTGTTGAAATGAGTAATCCTAATGCATGTTGTGGTTTTGGCGGGGTAAGTATGCAAACGGATTATTATGACAGGGCTTTGAGTGTAGGGCTTAAGAAGGCAAGTATGATTGATGAAAGTAAAGCCTGTGTAGTCAGTGCTGAATGTTCAGCGTGTAGAATGCAAATTTCAAATGCTTTGGAGCAAAATTCTAGTAAAGCGATTTTTGCAAGTCCTTTGGAGCTTATAGCGAAAGCCTTATAGATGAAAATATTTTTTCAAGGTAAAAGTGATGAGTATGAAATAGAAAAATCATATTTTTACAATAGAGCATTTATAGTCAAAGATAAAATTCCTAATCGAGACAAGATTGACTTTATAACCGATAGTGTAACGCTTTTAAAATTTAGTGATCATAGTTTTGAATTTGATGAAATTTTAAAATGTTTGTATGATGAAGACGAAGAAAATACTATCATAGTGGAGGAAATTTTTACAACAAGTCAAACAAAACAGGATGAAGGAGTAGATCTTCCGCCTTTAGTAATCAAAGATGATGAAGCTCTTAAAAATAATATAAAATTTACCCCTTTTAATACTTTTTCAAGAGTCTTTAACAAAGATCGTTTTATTTTTATGCCAAATACTTGCGAACAAAAAGAAAGCATAAGGGTGGAAAAAAATCAAAAATTGAATATTTTTGAAACACTAAAAATTACAGATTTAAACACTAGCTTTGTAAAAATTGAAATTTTGGATTACGATGCTAATAATGATAGCGTAAATTTTGATCTTGATGTTTTTCCTAGCGGAGCAAGTTATAAGTATGGAATTTCTCAAAATACCATGTATATAATTTTACAAGGGAAAATGACAAGCTGTTTACTTCTTGATTTTTTAAAAAGTTTCGTTTATAAAAATAAAAAAGAGCTAGCTTGTGAAAAGACATTTGTTTTAATGTTAAATCACAAGCTAGCTTATGAGCTTAAAGTGTTTTTTGTTTGAAATTATTTATTGATATTTT
The window above is part of the Campylobacter coli genome. Proteins encoded here:
- a CDS encoding (Fe-S)-binding protein, with translation MKFSQISDACVKCGKCIPVCTIHEVNRDETTSPRGFLDLLAAYKEEKLELNKEAKKIFESCFLCTNCVEVCPSKLRVDNAIEEVRYDIAKKFGIAWYKKIIFFFLRRRKILDLAAKLGYVFQSCAFKIQGQGKNVGMKAKFSMPFVKKGRLLTSFNKKSFLNSNPDFINNGGEKTIGFFVGCLANYFYIDTANAVLKIAKEVKINVDLMKEQVCCGAPQFFTGDFKSVEILAKKNIEYFEKKLEKLDAIIIPEATCSAMLKIDLEHFFHMQNEPEWAKRAQKISSRIYMASEYFYKFTNLKELLESKKKLNYSITYHDPCHARKMQGVFKEPRELLKANYHFVEMSNPNACCGFGGVSMQTDYYDRALSVGLKKASMIDESKACVVSAECSACRMQISNALEQNSSKAIFASPLELIAKAL
- a CDS encoding DUF5416 family protein; its protein translation is MKIFFQGKSDEYEIEKSYFYNRAFIVKDKIPNRDKIDFITDSVTLLKFSDHSFEFDEILKCLYDEDEENTIIVEEIFTTSQTKQDEGVDLPPLVIKDDEALKNNIKFTPFNTFSRVFNKDRFIFMPNTCEQKESIRVEKNQKLNIFETLKITDLNTSFVKIEILDYDANNDSVNFDLDVFPSGASYKYGISQNTMYIILQGKMTSCLLLDFLKSFVYKNKKELACEKTFVLMLNHKLAYELKVFFV